From one Pempheris klunzingeri isolate RE-2024b chromosome 5, fPemKlu1.hap1, whole genome shotgun sequence genomic stretch:
- the plex9.1 gene encoding DNA polymerase III PolC-type — protein sequence MSDDKTIVFFDLETTGLDTAVCDIIQLGAVCGERVFNVYTLPRRTLTESARNVTGFTVSDGTLFLRGVPVDTVPLVDALTSFITFLRSFRRPVVLAAHNARRFDAPVITRVLRQLSLWQQFQQVVYGFLDTFLLSKSLFNLSSYSQEHMVRHFLRKSYNAHDAVEDARMLQELYNKWSPDRRTSDRCTFRAL from the exons ATGTCTGATGATAAAACCATCGTTTTCTTTGACCTGGAGACCACTGGATTAG ACACCGCAGTGTGTGACATCATCCAGCTGGGGGCCGTCTGTGGGGAGAGGGTGTTTAACGTCTACACCCTCCCCCGCCGCACCCTCACCGAGAGCGCCAGAAACGTCACCGGCTTCACCGTCTCCGACGGCACCCTGTTCCTCCGCGGGGTTCCCGTGGACACCGTCCCCCTGGTTGATGCTCTCACCTCCTTCATCACCTTCCTTCGCTCCTTCCGCCGTCCGGTGGTGCTGGCGGCCCACAATGCAAGGCGGTTTGATGCGCCGGTGATCACCAGGGTGCTGCGACAGCTGTCCCTCTGGCAGCAGTTCCAGCAGGTGGTGTACGGGTTCCTGGATACCTTCCTGCTGAGCAAGAGTCTCTTCAACCTGTCCAGTTATTCTCAGGAGCACATGGTCCGCCACTTCCTGCGGAAGAGCTACAACGCCCACGACGCGGTGGAGGACGCCAGGATGCTGCAGGAGCTGTACAACAAGTGGAGCCCCGACAGACGGACGTCCGACAGGTGCACCTTCAGAGCGCTTTAG